Proteins encoded within one genomic window of Methanobacterium sp.:
- a CDS encoding alpha-hydroxy-acid oxidizing protein, with protein MPFKIEKNNELCKRNFDRPGCCWYMCDNRDEELCKNCYSCYNNCPHDVYEIIDDETYPIHHENCVGCRICEEMCPNNAIEVNAVPEDHRNVWSFTDLVEIKRKSNEGSYKVRGCGATRTIPTFDDLVIVPAQVSRPPIDKYREPCNTKITLGARYAENPLEIDTPIMIAAMSFGALSKEAKIALAMGATLAGTATNTGEGGMLPEERKYAKKLIAQYASGRFGVSADYLNNSEAVEIKIGQGAKSGMGGHLLGEKVTAEVSKIRKIPEGTDALSPARHMDIVGPEDLSMKIDQLREITNWKVPIIVKFTSGRVSDDVKIAAKAGADIIVVDGMQGGTGAGPDIVTEHSGVPTIAAIVEADEALKHVNLREEVSLVAGGGIRNGADVAKALALGADATYIATSALVSIGCRVCQMCYTGTCRKGIATQDPKLRKRLDYLEGGKKVARYIEAMTEEACMLTQQAGNTDVFKLEKDDLRALTVESSLLTGVKMAGLESPVKY; from the coding sequence TTGCCATTTAAAATTGAAAAAAACAATGAACTTTGCAAAAGAAACTTTGATAGGCCTGGTTGCTGCTGGTATATGTGCGACAATCGAGATGAAGAACTCTGTAAAAACTGCTACTCATGCTATAACAACTGCCCTCATGACGTTTATGAAATAATTGATGATGAAACTTATCCTATACATCATGAAAACTGTGTTGGATGCAGGATATGTGAAGAAATGTGTCCAAACAATGCAATAGAAGTAAATGCAGTTCCAGAAGACCACAGAAATGTATGGTCATTTACAGACCTGGTTGAAATTAAAAGAAAATCAAATGAAGGCAGTTATAAAGTAAGGGGCTGTGGAGCAACAAGAACCATTCCTACATTTGATGATCTGGTAATTGTTCCCGCACAAGTCTCAAGACCCCCTATTGACAAATACAGGGAGCCCTGTAACACAAAAATAACTCTTGGAGCAAGATATGCAGAAAATCCGCTTGAAATTGACACCCCCATAATGATTGCTGCAATGTCATTTGGTGCATTAAGTAAAGAAGCAAAAATAGCCCTTGCTATGGGTGCAACACTTGCTGGAACCGCTACAAACACTGGTGAAGGTGGAATGCTTCCAGAAGAACGGAAATACGCTAAAAAACTTATAGCACAATATGCTTCAGGAAGATTTGGAGTATCTGCAGATTATTTAAATAACTCAGAAGCTGTGGAAATCAAAATAGGTCAAGGTGCAAAGTCGGGAATGGGAGGACACCTTTTAGGTGAAAAAGTTACAGCAGAAGTCTCCAAAATCAGGAAAATTCCTGAAGGAACAGACGCTTTAAGCCCAGCAAGACACATGGACATTGTAGGGCCTGAAGATTTAAGCATGAAAATCGACCAGCTAAGGGAAATAACCAACTGGAAAGTTCCAATTATCGTTAAATTCACCTCAGGTAGAGTAAGTGACGATGTAAAGATTGCAGCAAAAGCAGGTGCAGACATAATCGTTGTAGATGGAATGCAGGGCGGAACTGGTGCAGGTCCAGATATAGTTACAGAGCACTCCGGTGTACCAACAATAGCAGCAATTGTAGAGGCTGACGAGGCCTTAAAACATGTGAATTTACGTGAAGAAGTGAGCCTTGTAGCTGGTGGAGGTATTAGAAACGGGGCTGATGTAGCAAAAGCACTTGCTTTAGGTGCTGATGCAACATATATAGCGACATCTGCTTTAGTTTCAATTGGATGCAGAGTTTGTCAGATGTGTTATACTGGAACATGTAGAAAGGGAATTGCAACTCAAGATCCAAAGCTCAGGAAACGTTTAGATTATCTTGAAGGCGGTAAAAAAGTTGCAAGATACATAGAAGCTATGACTGAAGAAGCTTGTATGCTTACACAACAAGCAGGAAATACTGACGTCTTTAAACTTGAAAAAGATGATTTAAGAGCATTAACTGTTGAATCATCTCTTTTAACTGGTGTTAAAATGGCCGGTTTAGAATCTCCTGTTAAATATTAA
- a CDS encoding ammonium transporter: MDPILNSGDTAWMLISTALVILMTIPGVALFYGGLIRRENVLNTMFLSFVTFAIVSVLWFVYGYDLAFGTDIWGILGSLTNPFFGGVLETKTLSTYASTIPTGLYAIFQMTFAAITVALISGAVVERMKFSAWLAFVPVWFTLVYVPVAHWMWGGGWLAKLGALDFAGGIVVHLTSGIAALALVLLLGVRKDAKLLPHHLGYSIMGAGLLWFGWFGFNAGSAGSAGNLAVSAMIVTNVSAAVGMLAWMLMDKIKTGKPTMLGALSGAIAGLASITPAAGYVNITAAIIIGFVASILAYTAVSWLKPRLGYDDALDVFGIHGVCGITGAIAIGIFASPLINSATTGGILFGNFHLIGVQLLAIIVVGIYAFIMTFVIAKIIDKIIGLRVDEKHEIQGLDINQHEESGYRLS, from the coding sequence ATGGATCCTATTCTTAACTCTGGTGATACAGCATGGATGCTAATATCAACCGCTCTTGTTATTTTAATGACTATTCCCGGTGTAGCTCTATTTTATGGAGGTCTTATTAGAAGAGAAAATGTATTAAACACCATGTTCCTATCATTTGTTACCTTTGCAATCGTTAGTGTTCTCTGGTTTGTATATGGTTACGATCTTGCATTTGGAACAGATATATGGGGAATATTAGGAAGTCTTACCAATCCATTCTTTGGAGGGGTTTTAGAAACAAAAACATTATCCACATATGCATCTACAATACCAACGGGACTTTATGCAATATTCCAGATGACTTTTGCAGCTATTACAGTAGCACTTATATCTGGAGCAGTAGTTGAAAGAATGAAGTTTTCTGCATGGCTTGCGTTTGTACCGGTGTGGTTTACTCTTGTTTATGTACCTGTAGCTCACTGGATGTGGGGTGGCGGCTGGCTCGCTAAATTAGGTGCATTGGACTTTGCAGGAGGTATTGTTGTACATTTAACAAGCGGTATCGCTGCACTGGCTCTTGTATTGCTTCTTGGGGTTAGAAAAGATGCAAAATTACTCCCTCACCACTTAGGATATTCAATAATGGGTGCGGGACTTTTATGGTTTGGTTGGTTTGGATTTAATGCAGGATCTGCAGGATCTGCAGGCAATTTGGCCGTTTCTGCAATGATTGTTACCAATGTATCTGCAGCAGTTGGTATGCTTGCTTGGATGCTTATGGATAAAATTAAAACAGGTAAACCAACCATGCTCGGAGCATTATCCGGTGCAATAGCAGGTTTAGCTTCAATAACTCCTGCAGCAGGATATGTAAACATCACAGCAGCCATAATCATTGGATTTGTTGCTTCAATACTTGCATACACTGCAGTTTCATGGCTTAAACCTCGTCTTGGGTATGATGATGCGCTTGATGTATTTGGGATTCATGGAGTTTGTGGTATTACAGGGGCAATTGCAATCGGTATATTTGCAAGTCCTCTTATAAACAGTGCCACCACTGGAGGCATTCTATTTGGAAACTTCCATTTAATTGGAGTACAGTTATTAGCAATTATAGTTGTTGGAATTTACGCATTTATAATGACATTTGTTATTGCTAAAATCATAGACAAAATAATTGGCCTTAGAGTTGATGAAAAACACGAAATACAGGGTCTTGACATTAACCAACATGAGGAATCCGGTTACAGATTATCTTAG
- a CDS encoding P-II family nitrogen regulator — translation MKKIIAIIRPDKFEMVKNALEEIGCHGMTVKDVKGRGRQLGITENYRGRDYRIDLLPKTELEIVTNEANVENIIQTIVKTAKTGDIGDGKIFISPVEDVVRIRTGERGENAI, via the coding sequence ATGAAAAAGATAATCGCTATCATAAGGCCAGACAAATTCGAGATGGTTAAAAATGCCCTTGAAGAAATTGGCTGCCATGGAATGACAGTAAAGGATGTTAAAGGGCGTGGAAGACAATTAGGCATTACAGAAAATTATAGGGGCCGTGATTACCGAATAGACCTTCTTCCAAAGACAGAACTTGAAATAGTCACCAACGAAGCTAATGTAGAAAATATAATACAAACTATTGTAAAAACAGCAAAAACTGGAGATATTGGAGACGGAAAAATCTTTATATCACCAGTAGAAGACGTTGTACGGATACGAACCGGCGAAAGAGGAGAAAACGCAATTTAA